GAGGTCTCCAAACTCGCCATCCACGGCGACCCCTCCCAGCAGACAAGCGAGCCCGCACCCGAGCGGGACCAGAACGCGGTGCGATGGGTGCGGCCCAGCGAGCTGCCCACGATGGTCGCCAACCGCTATGTACGCCGCCTCGTGGCCTCGAACGAGGCTGCTGTGCGGCAGGCGCGCCAGCTACCACGGCGTGCGATAGCGCGTGTGCGCATCGCGAGAACGCAAACCGCGAGCAACACTGCGCCAGACCGACTGGGAGGGATCGGGCAATGAGCTTCGTCGACTCCGAGGGACTGCGGTCCCTGCTCTTCCGGCTCTACGGCGCCGGCCCCGACGCCTGGCGTGATGATCCCGAGGTAGCCGAACTGATGGCGTACACGATGGAGAAGTACGGCGCTCTGGCCCGCCGCCACGGGTTCGAGCCCGCAGACGCGGCCGCCGCGGCCTACGAGGTACTTCGGACCCGTCCCGTGCGGAAAGCCGAGGATCCGTGGGCCGTGGTCACCCACGCGGTTCAGCTCACGATGAGCGCCGAGGACCGCGCGGCCGGACTGCTCTGTGCGGAGGCTCGCGTGCGGAAGGCTGACCTGGCTGGGTTCCACGATGCCCAGCGACTCAGCGACCGCGAGCACTCCCTGGCCGACTACCACCCAGCCTTCCAAGTGGCGCCCGCCCACGATCTCGCCATCCTTCTCGCTGATGCCGAGCGGGCGAAGAGGGAACAGGAGAAGGAGAACGCAGCCAAGGCTCACCGAGATCACGAGGCCCACGACGGCGGCGAGGAACCTGACGCAGACGCCGTCGGAAACGTCGATGAGCCGGTCGAGGATAAGCCCGAGAAGGAAGCCCCGAACGCGTTCTTCGCGCTCGACCAGATTGTCGAGATTCTCGTCGAGTTCGGCTGGCCGGAGCAGACCGCACGCGCGGCGATGGAGTACATCGGATCGCGGCTGATGATGTCGGGCACCAGGCAGGCGGCGTACGAACGCCTGCGCCGCGAACGCCAGCCATGGCTCCGGTTCGACCTCGACCTGGAAGTCTGGGGGACGCTCCTGCGCGCGGTTCTGGGCTCACCGGACCCCGACCGAGCCAAGACCCTCACTGGCAAGGGCATGTGGTGGAGGTTCTGCAAGGGCCACGAGACCGAGCAGGTCCTCGCCGACACCTCCCTGCGCCGGGCGCTGGTGACCTCAGCCCGCTACGTACGTCGCAGGAGGTCCCATGTCTGACCTCGGCCACTTCGAGCTCGAGCGGACCCTTGACTCGATCGCCATCGGCGTACGCCACCGCAAGGACCTCGGCGACCTGGCGACCCTGAAAGAGTCCATCGAGAGCCTCGGCCTGCTCCAGCCCATCACCGTCACTCCCGACGGCACACTCCTGTGCGGA
The sequence above is drawn from the Nocardioides albertanoniae genome and encodes:
- a CDS encoding serine/arginine repetitive matrix protein 2, which gives rise to MSFVDSEGLRSLLFRLYGAGPDAWRDDPEVAELMAYTMEKYGALARRHGFEPADAAAAAYEVLRTRPVRKAEDPWAVVTHAVQLTMSAEDRAAGLLCAEARVRKADLAGFHDAQRLSDREHSLADYHPAFQVAPAHDLAILLADAERAKREQEKENAAKAHRDHEAHDGGEEPDADAVGNVDEPVEDKPEKEAPNAFFALDQIVEILVEFGWPEQTARAAMEYIGSRLMMSGTRQAAYERLRRERQPWLRFDLDLEVWGTLLRAVLGSPDPDRAKTLTGKGMWWRFCKGHETEQVLADTSLRRALVTSARYVRRRRSHV